The DNA window TACAAATATTGGTCTAACCCTTTAGAAACAAGGTGAGATCCTATACTTAATTGCTTTACTAAACATTTTGTAGAAATTGAACACAAGAAGACTGCCAATCTAGAATCTGACTATTGTTGGCACTTAGCTACTACGTAATTAATCATTTTATTACCTTGGTTTGGGGCATTTATAGATTCTTGTTTTTGCTATCTTCTATAATGTCGTATCCTGTTGGCTTTTAAAATTCGTTGTTTATTCATACTACTACTCTTTATGGtttgtgttatatttttgtcctGCTGTTGTAGATTATCACATGCTCCAAATATAAAGATTTACTCTATGTATGGGGTCGGGATTCCAACGTAAAGAGCCTATATTTATAAGTCAACCTCCCAATCAGAATGCTACATTCTGTTTTAGATTGACACATCAGCAATTGGTGGAGATGAGGacccttttttaaaagattgAGTTTATAGTGCCAATGGGGATGAAACCGTTCCTATTTTAAGCGCTGGTTTCATTTGTGCAAGAGGTTGGCGGGAAAAAACCCGCTTTAATCCTTCAAGCATCTAAACGTTCATAAGGGAATATGAAGACGCTACTCTGGCTAATCTTCTCGAAGGAAGGGGAACCCAGAGTGGTGCTCATGTTGATATATTGGAAAACTTTGCACTTATTGAAGATATACGAGTAGCAGCAAGAGCCTCTGGTGAGGACTTAGGTGGACATAGAGTTCACTCAGATTTTCAAAGGGTCTCAAAATATTAACTCTTAGTGCAATAAATCTTCCGGCTAGTAGCTGtttctttgttaaattattttttactttttgaatTATAAATACTCATTGTTACCTTAGTTTAACATGAGTATTACCCATGAGGTTATAAAGAACTGTTGTTAGGAATTAAATGGAAATGTGCAGTAATCTTTGATCATTTTAGCATTGGCATTGTGACACCAAACCAATCATTTGTGTTGTGAGATTTCTGAAATGTTACCTGATTTATATGTTTGTGTTTGGATTAATTTTAAGACACTTCTCAGTTGTATCATATCATTAATAATTTTCTCTTTTGGTGCATGCATTTATCTTTTTTTGATAGTGCTCCTACTAATGCATATACATAAAATGTTGACAAGGATATGTGTACACCACAAAATTAGTCATGATTTTCtatttgattgattttttattggataaagtaatttcaaaaatatttagatCTTATTAGTTCTCTCTCGTGTCAATTTGAGAGTCAAATACGCAATTTTTTGAATACACAATTTTGACATTAATGgcacaaaattataaatataaatttttaacaagaaaaaaaatttaggatatCATGTATTATTAACGTATATTAGAATAGCATCAATTTATAGATATTTGTTTGAATCTACATAAcaatataattttgttattttaaaatacaagGAGTTGTATTAACATTATACGCataatcaaattattagttaataagTTGTCTTTGAGTGGGTTAATAACTTTGTTCACTTACCATATTTTTCAGGCTCTTGTGACTCAACTCAAACAGTTTACTTATGATTAGTTGATTTACTGTAGAGTAAGTTTAACTATATATTATAACTCTGTTCTTATTGTGTTAGGAGAATTACTTGCATTTGAGATCTTAGGTCAATAAATTTGCAACTTGCGTATgtgtatgaaattttttaaatttgatattatttgttTAGCTCATAACTAATATGAATTTTTGTGTTATTATTATGTCTTACCgataacatttttaatttattaggaaACCAAATATTTCTTTTAGGTTCAAGTATGAAACTAAAGCAATTTTTACTCTTTTGATTACTGatgatttttctcaattttgacTCTTATTTATCTCAATGTTAGAAGATTTAATTTTATgcatttgaataataatatatttttgttgtaatACGTGAAAAATCTTATACGGTTCAATTTCAATTGCTCCATTCCTTAAATTTTAATGCGATGAAagaattcttttttatatacataaattatatTGGTTTTGGTTCTTATTTATGTTTATCTTCTTAATTgtgttgtttatatttttaagttgTATTTGTGGTTGTATAATTTATGAAGTTGAACAAGATACAATGTTCTATGAGACAGGACACTactagaaaattagttattacagacgaatattttcgacggattttatcccacgGAAATACAGACGAAATTTCAGAGGGATTTTTtgtcggaaaacaaaaaaatgaattagcataaattacagagagaaaagagaatCCGTCTATAATTCTgtcagaaaaattaatttttttcgtggaAAATggttacagacagatttttcgcctgtaattaaataaataaaatactgtattttattaaattattacagacagaaaattcgtctgtaatttaaaattttccgtCAGAAAATATTAGATTAAACCTAATTCTACCCCACTCTTTTGAGCTCCATACACACTCCACTCAACTAAAAcgagcttcttcttctctccttccACGAGCTTCTTCTTCTGTCGCCGCCGCTTGCGTCGCGTCTCTTCGTCGCATGAGTTTCAGTCACATCCAATTCGAATCAATTCAACAATGGCCGCCGTGACTTCACCTTCCTCCAGAAACCAGACGCTGTCCTCCTCGTGCTCCTTTTCCTACCCCTTCGCTTCATACACCTCCGGCAATTTTGCTCCCGAGCCTCCCCTTCGTCCCCACACGCTTCTCCTCCTCATTTGGCCACCATCGGCATTTTTCTTCAACCTCTTTGCCACCGTGTCCAACATCGTCATCCGTGAGATTCTCCTCGGAGCAACCACCAAGCTCCCCCGGACAACACTCCACGGCTATAAAGAGGTATACTTTGATTTTATGATTCTGTTGCTTAGGGTTCAAATTTTTTTGTACCAATTTTAGGTTTATCAATTTTTCTTTGTAGTTTCTATCTTCTCAAAACAATTTAGGGTTTCATTACAGAGACAGATATGGCAAGCTTTCTGTGAAGAAACTCTAATCCTCTGATTCCATTAGATGAATATATGAATATTCGCTTGCTgttattgattttgtttataagtctaagttataattaatttccaTTAGATGGACAgtttttaagtttattattgGTTTTCTTAGCCAATAATACATCTATCTTGGTTTGGCGCCATTGATAGTGATTGAGTGTGATCTGAGTGTTAAAATTATGGATCCGATTCAATTGTTATTCACCTCGTTCTTCTTGTGCTAATAAGATTTTGGTGTTTTTCATTTAGTTTATTCTTTTGTCGTTGCCTCCTTtcaagtttattttatttccctCAAAAAATGATGTTTTATTCAATATTCATATTCATTGACAATGATAGGTTCAACTAGACCCCACATCTTCATGGGCTTTACTACGCAAGGATTTTGCTGCACCATCAAAATACACTGGTATATTTCAAGCATCTAAAGATATTTTCAGACAAGAAGGTTTTCAGGTCTAAAAAATAGCGCACAGTTTATCCAATTCTGTTCAAGTGCATTTTCTTTTGCAAGTTATCACTTATCAGCATAAGTTTCTATGACAAATTTACAGAGTTTTTAGCGGGGGAATGTACCGGCATTGCTTATGGTTATGCGATATACAGCTATACAGTTTAGAGTTTTACATAAGTTGAAAACTCTTGCCTCTGGTTCTTCCAAGTCAGGTATTTTACTTTATTACTCAGTGTTGCAATATACTCGCTTTATTAGCAAAGTATttctttggagccttaggctgTGTTTTATCAGTTATCTTGTCATTATCAGTTATACAACTTCTAAATTATTGTTTCATGAACTGTTGAAACTCTTGCGAATATGTTGCTGGATTTGATTTTACCAAATATACTTTGTGTGAGGCTTTATTGAGTAGGAGGATGTTGTCAGTTAATGTGTGTATTTATGCATGGTTTACGTTTTAGGGATGTAATTACTTGCAGAAAATATCTCATACCTTATCCATTTTTTGCTATATATTGTTCATTGGTTTCTTTTCTGTTGGCTACAGAGGATCACAGTAGTTTGAGCCCTTATCTGTCCTATGTCAGTGGGGGCATTAGCTGGATGTGCAGCTACAATAGGGTCTTACCCGTTTGATCTTCTCCGAACCATATTAGCTTCTTAGGAGGAGCCAAAGATATAGGAAACAAGGTTATAATGCACTTTCAAAATTAACCTGTGTAATATTTAAGTGCTTTGAAGGCTAGTGAATCAAATAACTGGTCTTTTTTTGAACACCCTCTGCCAGCTGATATGCATTTTTCCTTACCATGATATGCTTGAAAATTTTAAGTTGGCATTGttctattttgtttgtttttttttttttgcccgTTGCAAAGAGTGGGCTTTTAGCTTCTCCCCGTTGCTTCCCCATTCCTTCTTGTCTAATTATAGTTATACTGCCAAATTTAGTTTGTCGTCTTATATCCTGTTTTGCTGCATTGGGTGAAGCCAAAGCCTTCATTAATGAATTTTTGAACTTTCTCTATTTATCCCTTCCTGTGAATTTAGTTTTCTGTTAACATGAATATGTTGTTTATGCTCTTCTTCTCTGCTTTGTACGGATATAGCTAGGTTGTTAGTTTCTTTTGGGAGGTAATAGTTGTATGATTGCATTAAACAAGTAGGAAAATAAAGGTGGAAACAAAAGCAGGTGCAGATGATGATATAATAATAAGACATCATAGTGTCCTATATCCCAACAAATAACAAAAAGTGTTGTCATGCCGGACAAAAAGCTCTCCCTGGCGTGTCATTCATATATAACCTTGCTTATTGTTGGTGTTTGCCATCTCTAGCTGTGTACCACTTGACTCAAATGACAAGGTAGACACACACTATAAAACCCCTTCACAACATAGCTTCACaagcatttaatatatatacactACCACCTTGTCTCCTTTTACTCCAGATAGATTCATATTCATAAATTTGTTACGCTACTAATTAATTGAGCCTATTTATTTGCATACATTTTATCATCAGCAAGGGAGCAGCTAGCTGCTATATATATGAAGAATGTTGATGAGGGAGAATTAGTTGCAGCATACAAGTGAAATGGGAGCTGTTTCTTCAATGCTTCTAATTCTTTTGATATTGTGCAGTTCTGGTTTTGGTGGCATAGCGTTTGGTTTGTTGAATTTCAGCAGCAACAGCAGAGCTGGTTCATCTTCATCACCTAACAATGAGGTGGTGTCTTATGGGAATGGGAAAGAAGCAGAGTTAGAAGAGAAGAGGGGTGTGCCATCGGGAGCTAATCCTCTCTATAATCACCGGTAGAAGCTAATTATTATCTGATCGGGACCACACAGACTTCAAAAAAGAAACTAAAGgaatctatctatctatatgtctactattcattttaattaataggATGTTGTTATTATCTGAGAACATGCCAAAAAAGTATCCCCGTATATAAAACTTTGATTGATCTGACATGTTTGTGCATGAGCTGTCTCTTGGTTTGGTGACACCTCCTAATGGATGCCCTACATTGCATGCCTATGCCtatcatcatcaattattatttatttactaattaagcTATAGCTAGCTGTTTCTTCCATCTACACCATTTCACTCATTTTAGTTTATTAGCTTTTGGAATGCTTTAAATGGTGCTATTAACTTCTAGTTAGTTacatattatttgaattaacaGCTACAGAGATCCGTAACTGATCAATAATTGGGGGTTATAGTCTTGCAAATTTTGAAATGCTGTGAACATGACAATATACACATATAGCTGATAAACTTGGCGCAAAAAAAATGGCAATTAGAGCAGCATTTGCAGAATTCTTCTCAAtgcttatttttgtttttgcgTCTATTACATATAATCTCTCATCAAATCAAACTAAGAGGAAGGAAAAACATTTATAGACACTTATCCAAATTGCTCAAGTGAAGCCAActcttctttatttctttcttcttcatcaaaattacctgcttcttttttattattgctgATTAACTTTTCTCCTTGTCTCTATTTTTTTGCAAATCATGTGTGGATTAAGATTCCTTGCGGGGAACTTTTGTAAGTTCTTTATTTGtacttcttttttcaaataatttgtacttctttttcattatgtttGAATATGACATCTTCTATAAGCCTCATATCCAGTATTCCTGCAGGGGACACAGAGTTTGCTAAAGATGCTGCCTTTGGCTACAAATCTTCGAATCTGCGTGATGTAAAAGCCTCTTTGTTCATTTTTATTACTGGATTGTgctgactttttttttatattggcatagaataaattttttaaaagatatttatcCAATTAGTGGGTAGAAGAAAAGACTGGTGGTcaaatacctgcatccactgtTGCTTCTGTTTCCATTAAACTTTTGAGGAAAGGAGTACCAGATGCAGTTTGCCAGCATCTATGCAGTCTGAAAAAGGTATACAGAAATTGATAATGCACTTTAGTTTCTACATTCTTAAGTTATAAGAAGAAAACCAGTGATTTGACTTTGTCTTGTTAGAATATTATGAATTAGTGTGTGTCTATTACCAGTCCCTTTACTGTGTTTCTATTGTAAAAGCAGGGTTCAACATGTGTAGTTAATGCAGGTAGTGAAAGAGATATGGCTGTATTTTTGCACTTGGAATGATCAAGGTAGAATTTCATTCATGTTAATTGTATGTATTTGGCCCTTTTGCATTTGTGATTGGTAGTATTTTTTGCAGTAGAATATGCCCTACTATTGATCAAGTTTACATTAAAGAAAGTAATGAGCAATAGATTAGTATATTATTAAAACTAGAAATTGGGTATTGGCCTGTCTGAATTTTAAAACTAGAAATTCTgttgaaagaaacaaaaaagactTATGGCTTTCTTTGCTCAACATTACATGTAGACATGTAGTAGCATCAATAATATTCTATCCCTTTCTTTAATTTACCATAAGAGGATCATTTTAAACAATCTTAAAAGATTCATAAATCTTGAAGAATTTAACTTGACAAATTGCATAATAATGAGAGTAAATTTTCAAAGACTCCTTAATGCCTTGTCCAACTATGTGGTGGAAATGAATCCATTTAATGTAATTTGTTTGAATTCATTTAACTGGTTTCTTGATATATGCAGTAGAAGACAAATGCATTCTACATCGTTGCTTCCAATTTGCTTTTGATGCTGCTGCTACTTTACTATCTCTATATCTACTTTATCTACTTGTGATAAGGTTTTGATTTTTGTCTTACAGAGGGATGAAAAGGGAAACTCAACTGTTGAGGCGCATCTCTCAAACTGGCAGAAAGAAAAAACCATCTTAATGGATAGATCTGTCGCCTTCGGAAGTTCTCGCTTCTCCAACACTTTCAAAATCCATAGAAGTTTACTAATCTGTGACAGTGGTTACTACACTCCCAATTCGGCCATAGGCGAGTGCAGTTGGAGGAGAAGAGCGAGAAAGACCGCCAAATCTGCTCCTCGTTTTACATGTTTGTTGTAAGCCAATTTCTTTACGGAGACTTAGCAAACACAAATTTGAGCTGCATGATTGAATTTGCCCTTGGTGGCTTTTGTATTTAATTCTAACTGACATTACTAACAAGAAAATTATACCTTATCATCGTGTTCTTTTTGTTTGTTGAAACTTGATCAGGAtctatttgtaaattttttcattGTGTAGTATCAGTGTAAACTCCTATTGTAATGCCTTGcgttgaataataataaaaaaaattgtttgtaaTCTCCTATTGTAAACTcctattattttgtaattagaaaaataaaaaaaatctattttaccttactgacggatttacagatagattttctgtctgtaatcagAGTGTCAGATGATTTTCCAATGTTCAAATTACAGAAAAAAATCtgtcggaaaatccgtctgtaattacagacgaaaaatgcGTCAGAAAATCTGtttgtaattacagacagaaaatccgtctgaaaatctatctgtaattacagacgaaaaattcgtcggaaaatccgtctgtaattacagacggaaaatccgtcggaaagttCGTCGCCTTCGAAAAATGGATGCAAAATTTACAGAgggaaaatccgtcggtaactggtaaaaatctgtctgtaattttccgacggaaaaaatccgtcggtaaataattttcgacggggcttttacagagggacaaaatccgtcAGTAATTTTGTCGGTAAgcaaaaatccgtctgtaataaagactaaatctgtTTGTATTAATCAATTTTCTAGTTGTGGGATTTCTATAGCAAATTCTAAGACGTGCTCATCaaaattaatgttttgaaaagcAACTATACTTATGCAAACTATAAAgagttaaaaaaatacttatgtatTGAGTAGTGATAGATTAAATAAATCTGTTACATTTAGTTAAGAAttgaacaacaaaaatactttttattaacGTAAAAGTGACAATTCAAGAACATTAAAAAACAAATCCAAAAGAAGGAACCGAAATTTTCAACCCGTGCATTGCACGGGTCTTCTGCTAGtattatgtatcatatattactatctaatttaataatcaaatgtgtcacatgacactctcttattaaaatcgagagaaaatatttttttttcaaaatgaataaactccattcctaaattctctcagatacctttctctatttttctatttctctctactatttttactctatatataatttatattttatattagtaatttgacaaatcaaaatatgtcatccgatatttttttacaattaaaataaaaaattttcttccaaaattaacaaactcttactctcactctcattcttcatctttatctttctctctcttttctctcattctctattttttctatctttctcttctacagaaaataaaattaataaaataatataatttaaataaaaatattattattattgttattatatacatagtttttagtttttatttagttttaaattttcaccACTTATCTTTCTAATCTATAATTTGGAGAGAATACTGatgttataattaaaagttagaatcaagatttaattttttttaaaaattaattttgggttaattttataactatcaatataatttttttatgctaatatctaattataattttatatacatgaagagaaaaaatatcatttttaaatagcaaatataaaaattaattatttttatttgtacaaCAGACTTAACAGTTAAcacctaattaaatataaaaatatacacgttaaattgttttaaattttagatacgaatgttaaaattaattattaataaaaaattagactttttcatataaaaataataactaaaaatcttattatttaatttttttatctacagaTACCTTGATCTTTTTAGCCAGAAACTTTTGTCAACCTAcgactcttttttttataaaagtactttgatttaataaaatttttgtgttatgcataatctatattttcagaacaaaatgtaccataattttaaaaaatttatattcccGTAATATTATTACCGGTAAAAATACTAATTTCtattaataatagtaaataattaaaaatataattaattcaaaaaatagataatacaaaataaaaaatttaatccaagGGTTGATTATATAATTAGTCTTTGTcacatattttaataaaaacctCAGTAGTAAAGTGGTGATGGATAA is part of the Arachis duranensis cultivar V14167 chromosome 1, aradu.V14167.gnm2.J7QH, whole genome shotgun sequence genome and encodes:
- the LOC107485382 gene encoding uncharacterized protein LOC107485382 encodes the protein MAAVTSPSSRNQTLSSSCSFSYPFASYTSGNFAPEPPLRPHTLLLLIWPPSAFFFNLFATVSNIVIREILLGATTKLPRTTLHGYKEVQLDPTSSWALLRKDFAAPSKYTGIFQASKDIFRQEGFQSF